The Anoplolepis gracilipes chromosome 7, ASM4749672v1, whole genome shotgun sequence genome segment GTTGTCCATTGCAGGCCTCTAATAACAAATGTATATGGTTTAGGTCTATCCACTGACATTATTTGGCATCCCCGtactgtaaaattatttaatggcTGCGTAGATGCTTGTGTAGCCATTTGTGGATCAGGTTTTGCCTTGAATCCAACCAGTGTACCATCGTCTCTCAAGACAAAATATCTCGATCtccaatttttaatgtgttcACCtacaaattattctatattttatttccagtACAAATCCAGAGagattgtgaaaaaaatagcttctaattaaacatttgattttaattccaaaaagaaaaacaaatttgaagcttttttttaatctcatatTTACTATagctaatataaaaacttcTGATTAATATATccaatataaagataaaagagaTTGTTACTGTGCAAGAATTTATGatgcaaaatattgaaagaaatcaAATACTTATCTACGATATCTAGGAAAGTCAAGACATTATACTTTGCTTGTAAGATTTTGTTAACAATTTTCTGCGCTACAAAATGCACCGTACGTTAACATCaatagaatgaaaaaaatgtgcagGAAGCGGACTTTTAACTATTGCAAAGACGTCGTGTTGAAGAGAACGTAACATACAGAGATTCTCATCTCTCATCACGAACATCTGAATGATATAAACGCAAATATCGATGCAAGcgcattttatattcattgtcACTCTCCACGTTGGTCACGTCGACGAGAAGGCAGCTCGGCGGACCACGCGTTCGTGACAACTGTCTCGCGCGTGACACACGcttgacacacacacacacacacacacacatacacacatgtatgtacatatatatatatgtcaagaaaaaaaagcacGCGACAATCACAAGACACATTGCGTCTCGAGTAAACATTGCGcaagatgtaaatattatgaGCGAGGCTAGCGACGTAACGATACCGCGTTTTTGGAGCCAGCCTTCCTTGACGATACGCTGACCGCCAACGCTGCTGCCTCCGACGCTGCTACCGCTGACGCTACCGCTACCGCTGCCATtcccgccaccgccgccgccgccgccgccgccgccgccgccgccgctgacaccgccgctgccgccgccgccgccgctgccgccgcTACCGCTACCGCTAacaccgccgccaccgccgccgccaccaccaccaccggaCGCTGCGACGTTCATCGCCGCGTCCCCCATCACTCTTTCGTCTTTGCGTACTCGTCGATATTCCGCCGATGCCCCAGGTTCCGCGTTGCACTGGCAGCCTCACGAAAATAATGGCGAATAACACGCAATAGCGGGAGTGGTACGCGTATACAAACTTGAGCAATCATAGATACGCGTGTGGCAGATAATgcatatgtacacacacagtGATCGTCGACGTGATCACGCTGAACCGAGGAAAGACGTCAGAAGCGGCGCGAGGATCGCTTGGACGTAATGTCCAGTTTCCAAGGAGCCGCGACGAGAGCCAGGGTGGCGTTTTCTCACGAAACATCTAGGGTCACTAGACGAACGGACGCAGCGTACCtagatattcatatattatgaCTGTTGAACCAGAGAGAAACTTGAAAGAGGTCACGTGCCACTTTTCATACAACTCTGATACAACATGCTTTTTTCACGTTGTACACTAGCGTCGCATACATTCATTTTACGTTTGGaactatataatgtaatttaaaatgtcacaaaaaagacattttaaattagagaTTATTTGGTCACGTGACGTCATTAAACCAGAAATTCAAGACCAGTTTTCGATGTCAAAATGACACGTGTTTGCTACCTAGGAAGATATTCATTCCTTTAAAAGATAttcctataataaatatactaatagatttcttctattttattattttactttattctcTCTTACTACgtgcaattaatatattgattgagaacataattttagttatcataatttttgtgattgaaataagatcaaatatttggataattttttatcttatttcaatcaataatttttaattaaatatgtaattataatttttattacataaaatatacttaattaaaaattgtataaaaatctcatagaaaattattctcaaatattttttgattgtaaatcattttttaattacattgttatagtgttattatatctatttattatctattaaatatatttagttatttaattattataattaaaaatttattataattctagtattatataaattctaattattataattatttattaaaattctttttataagtttaaataattgagatcaaaattcatattttaaaactaaataaattatatagaaaaatctataataaataacgtacacatatatgtataataaaaaatattttttgtaatacatattaaaatataaaattgtatttaataaatttacttttaggaataataataaaataaagtaacaaaaatatttgttcctttttctctctttctttctttgataaatgtagaaaaatacacgtataatatatatacatatatatatatatatatatatatatatatatagagagagagagagagagagagagagagagagagagagagagaaaagagagagagagaggaataattaaatagttacgagagagataacatttatttaacacgatatgacaaatttctatatacatagaattatatttactaaatgTACTTGTACGCAGTAAAACTTCAGCATTTTTCTTACTATCGATTTACATTTACTTTATGTctaataaatacatgtatactttatgtatgtgtttataatagagatttatatttttcaaaaataattattaacatcattgacttaattttcattacaatatgtatttattagaatgaatataataaagaaattgttgTACACAGTTATGCGGCAAGTTATAAGATTGCTTTGATTAAAGTACTTTATGCATTGTGTTTCGTAATCATGTTTCACATACACACGTAAAATGTAtcgtatatgtaataatatcattttaattaagaaattttacatgtattttagaatcacttgatgtaatattttaacgcGTCAAATTTTATCACGTACTATAGAGCGTATTTGTTATTGCTTAACGCGAGGgcagagtgagagagagagagagagagagaaaacataCTCTTTTATTCGCACACCTTCTTCTTGACGTCACGCGTTGCGGAGTGAGAGAGCGTTGCGTACGTGATCACGTGATCCGTGACAACCGCGAGCCATTCATTTCGAGTCGGGCAAGCGTAGTGTCAATGCGCGCACGTGCTTTTACTCCGGCGCCGACACGTGCGTCTCGCGTCTCGAGGTTGAATGCGCCGTCAACGTTTCTCACGACATacgatataatacataatatctcAGACAGCAAGCACACGACATTTTAACATCAAAATATGGTCAGTTCGAACCAAATATGACGTGATGTAATGACGGAAAAATGACGGGCTAATGTCATAAACCGATGATGACATTTCAAGACGTTGAAAAGACATGACTTCATCATCATTTTAGACCTATTagtgacgttttaatgacatttgatcatgaatctaaatttgacattatttGGTCACGTGACGTGATTGAACCAAAAATGACCAGTTTTGgacgtcaaaatgacatgtGCTTACTAcctagaatataataaaaatattttaaataaataatattaaaatagaattctctaataaaaaagacaaacaCTACACGTGTAATATATTGAAGTAATTatgataagagagagagagagagagagagagagagagagagagagagagagaatatttatttaatatagtattagtaaatttttataatagcaaaaAGCAGATTGTATTGgagatatattgtaattaaaccAACTGGTTCATGCTACATTCATAACTGTCTTATCATCATCGAAAGTGAATGTGGAGATGTAGTTCCAAATGACcgaaaatgtatgtatgtgacGCTAGTGTACAATATGGAAAAAGCGTGTGTGAAAAATTGCACCGTCCGCTTCTTTCAAGCTTCTCTCCGGTTGAACAAATTGatattatgcttttatattgattgatttattgggATCATTATTaggatattatagataaattgttatattgtgtattaatCTCATgtgtgtttaatattttgcatatttcaaacttttatttacatagGAGCtgtagatatattaatagattctTCTCCTCTCACTCTATCTACTGTAGATGAATGCGAGAGAAATAAACTGCGCAAAAAGGCCTCAACTTGAGGTTCGAAGAACGTGTAAAAAGAGAGGAGGTGAAGTGTTCGTATCTTTGTCTCGGACGAAAGCgtttaaacaattaatctGAATTTGTGATATGTACGaccaaattttatactttaagtaTACATAAAgagcatatttattttgtaaatttatttagaaaaatggtTACGTCGTGTTGTGTATGTGCAAAGGAGTGCACTCCCTTTAATCCACAACGGTCATTTCACAGGTTATAAAtgtagacatatatatatcataagtAAGAAATgagataatagaataataaaaattaatgttgataagcaaaaaagaaaattattatttatatcttataatatctGATTGTAATGAGAACAGTCaaaactttgataaaatacaaatatgatTAAGAATTATTGACAGTCTgtgagatttaattaatttaatttctttatctttaattattttttaaataatatttgataattaaaataggtTTTGCATGTCAAAGTGATGGAAAAATATGTTGATATAATTtagtatattgtaaaattaaatgtaaactaATACtactaattttacatttatttcaagcacttttatttatattcttttgcaaatgtttcaaaatttatacaatgttTATAGAATACCGACAAATGAACAAATGAGGGAAAAATGGTTTAGTGTAATTGGCCGTACTGTCTCTTACAAATGGGCCAGAGTTTGCAGTGACCATTTTAAAGAGGACGATtttcatcaaataaatatctactCAAGAAtcagaagaataaaaaatactgcaattccttctctttttattaaaaaagacagGTGAGAAAAGAGGTGATTAaaagtaagaatatattaaaattataatatatatatatagaataattgtTTCAAACATTTACTTTTAGAAAAGGTAAAAAGATAGAATCATCTACATTTCAAGAGACAAATGTAAGTACTTCTGAAACTGAATTTCAAAATGATTCTGAAATGGAATCTCAAAATGAAAAGGATGTAATTTATTGCAGTATAAaacattatgaaaaaaataatacaagtaaTGATGTTGAAAGCAAAAAAAGGTGAGCAAACATAggtagtattttttaaataatgttatgttaatttttacttttagcatttagtattttttaaataatattttttttctgcagCGAAAGTATGGAACAAAAATCAACGACTGTTTTAGACATAACTGAAAATTCAGTCACTGTATCTCCAGatttggagaaaaaaataaatactctgTCTGTAGATAATCAAAAAGATGTTGGTGATAATTTTGTGAACAAGaatggtataaataaaaaaaggtaagaggagaaaaaacatttaatttatatcttaaaaatattataaataaacttttttttaggaaATCGCCATTGTCTAGtttaaaaaactgtaaaattGAGAAGATTTTTGTACATATGtccaaatataatatagaatgctttagaaaaatggatttttcTTCGGGTAAAAAGTGGTCagcatttttaagatatattgcCTATAACAggcatcaaaataaaattttgacacaAAAAAACAGacgtttggaaaaaaaaatgtatatactccAAGATATGTTGGAGGAATTAATGTAAGttgaataacaaaaatttgtacatatatatatatacattaagataattgttaattacatCCTTTACATGGATgctaaaattgattttaatgtacatattatgagaaaataaaataaagaaatatactaCTATAGGTAGAAAGACAATCTCGCGCATGCGCAGCAACGTAAGCGCTGGCTACTTAATCCTCGATAGTGTACATATTTCACTgcgataaaagatattaaatccctcgtaaaaaattaatagaaaaatttaataacattaaagaataaatgatgtaataatttctgtcgattataaataaaaaatgagttatcaaaattattaataatttttgacattcttgatttattatatgaacgtctatattttctacacaatatattatttttttcacattatatatatatatatatatatatatatatatatatatatatatatatattttcatactttacatactttataatatattttttcatttcattctATAAAGGTTGCATTCCGAAATTCATTATCAGCATTggaaatctataatatacgtCACGTGAACTATAGATATTCAGTACAGTGAATTTTTAAACAgccaaaattgataaattatatgtacatataaaacacattaaaatagtatttattatactttatatattattgtcatGATGACATAGaagaattgaataatttatgcgAAAAGATGCTTAATGTCTACTTATGAATGTATATCTGACGTGTAACAAGGTCGATCATCTAGTATCTA includes the following:
- the LOC140667664 gene encoding uncharacterized protein isoform X1; amino-acid sequence: MVTSCCVCAKECTPFNPQRSFHRIPTNEQMREKWFSVIGRTVSYKWARVCSDHFKEDDFHQINIYSRIRRIKNTAIPSLFIKKDRKGKKIESSTFQETNVSTSETEFQNDSEMESQNEKDVIYCSIKHYEKNNTSNDVESKKSESMEQKSTTVLDITENSVTVSPDLEKKINTLSVDNQKDVGDNFVNKNGINKKRKSPLSSLKNCKIEKIFVHMSKYNIECFRKMDFSSGKKWSAFLRYIAYNRHQNKILTQKNRRLEKKMYILQDMLEELM
- the LOC140667664 gene encoding uncharacterized protein isoform X2 — its product is MREKWFSVIGRTVSYKWARVCSDHFKEDDFHQINIYSRIRRIKNTAIPSLFIKKDRKGKKIESSTFQETNVSTSETEFQNDSEMESQNEKDVIYCSIKHYEKNNTSNDVESKKSESMEQKSTTVLDITENSVTVSPDLEKKINTLSVDNQKDVGDNFVNKNGINKKRKSPLSSLKNCKIEKIFVHMSKYNIECFRKMDFSSGKKWSAFLRYIAYNRHQNKILTQKNRRLEKKMYILQDMLEELM